The following are encoded together in the Cicer arietinum cultivar CDC Frontier isolate Library 1 chromosome 2, Cicar.CDCFrontier_v2.0, whole genome shotgun sequence genome:
- the LOC101494964 gene encoding putative disease resistance protein RGA1, producing the protein MAEGLLSVVFENLVSLLQNEFSTISGIKSKAQKLSTTLDLINAVLEDAEHKQLTNRSVKVWLQQLKDAVYVLDDILDECSIESHRFKGLASFNPKNIMFRRDIGNKFKDISSRFDEIAESKNKFVLQVGGGTITERSIEVAEWRQTTSVIAEPKVYGREDDKEKIVMFLLNQARVSDFLSVYPIVGLGGVGKTTLAQLLYNDHRVSINFDTKVWVCVSEVFSIKRILCSVIESITSQNCYDSNLDVIQRKVQELLKGKRFFMVLDDVWKRNQELEFGLSQDNWNKLKSVLSCGSKGASILVSTRDKDVAEIIGTCKAHYLCGLSDDECWLLFKQYAFGHDREEREGLVAIGKEIVKKCGGLPLATQALGSLMRSRSQENEWLEIKESELWTLPDENLILPALKLSYLYLTPTLKQCFAFCAIFPKNTNMMKDELIHLWMANGFISSRENLEVEDVGNMVWNELCQKSFFQDIKMDADSEDVSFKMHDLVHDLAQFVTGPECMILDNKNTDLSRNTHHISFDYPTMLSINEGAFERIESLRTMYVLKHYGYNSFDYRRFPRNISLRVLRIECSMLCSIENFTHLRYLELYGFSTLEDISDSLHTLRNLEVLKFRRFWKIGCLPKHLSRLQNLRHLVIDDCNELSGLFPNIGKLSCLRTLSVFIVGRQTGYSLTELQDLKLGGKLSIEGLKNVDSLSEARDANLMCKKDLIELCLSWSRTERFTEGLIISAEQVIEALQPHSNLKRLKIDLYDGSCLPSWIRILSSLVSLELSGCVNCVQLSPLAKLPSLKKLNLRRMDNVQYVDDDEPRHGVEVEAFPSLEELSLDGLPNLEQLLKVERGEMFRHLSNLTIIHCPKLVLPHLSSVKYLFVDGCNNELLRQISSFYGLTTLHLNRNEDVTSLPEGMLRNLTSLQTLTISDFLKLMELPNEPFNLALEHLCINRCGQLESLPEQIWEGLQSLRTIDIVECEGLRSLPEGIRHLTSLEVLTIHGCEGLRSLPEGIRHLTSLEVLTIHGCSTLKKRCEKEIGEDWDKIAHIPKLLIW; encoded by the coding sequence ATGGCAGAGGGCTTGCTTAGTGTTGTTTTTGAGAATTTGGTGTCTCTTCTTCAAAATGAATTTTCAACCATTTCTGGTATCAAGTCAAAGGCTCAAAAGCTGTCAACAACCTTAGATCTCATCAATGCCGTTCTTGAAGATGCTGAGCATAAACAACTCACTAACCGTTCTGTCAAGGTATGGCTTCAACAACTCAAAGATGCAGTTTACGTGCTTGATGATATTCTTGATGAATGTTCCATTGAATCTCATCGTTTTAAGGGCTTAGCTTCTTTTAATCCAAAGAACATCATGTTTCGCCGTGATATTGGTAACAAGTTCAAAGACATTTCAAGtagatttgatgaaattgctgAAAGTAAGAACAAGTTTGTTCTACAAGTGGGTGGTGGTACTATTACGGAAAGGTCCATTGAAGTTGCTGAGTGGCGCCAAACCACCTCAGTTATTGCTGAGCCTAAAGTTTACGGACGAGAAGATGATAAAGAGAAGATTGTCATGTTTCTTCTCAACCAAGCAAGGGTCTCTGACTTCCTTTCTGTGTATCCTATTGTTGGCTTAGGTGGTGTTGGAAAAACAACTCTTGCTCAATTGCTCTACAATGATCATCGGGTAAGCATCAATTTTGATACAAAAGTTTGGGTGTGTGTTTCTGAGGTTTTCTCGATAAAGAGGATTCTTTGTTCCGTTATAGAATCTATCACAAGCCAAAATTGTTATGACTCCAATTTAGATGTCATACAAAGAAAAGTGCAAGAACTGTTGAAAGGTAAAAGATTTTTTATGGTTTTGGATGATGTATGGAAAAGAAATCAGGAATTGGAATTCGGATTAAGCCAGGACAATTGGAATAAATTGAAATCTGTGTTGTCTTGTGGATCCAAAGGTGCTTCCATTTTAGTTTCCACTCGTGACAAGGATGTCGCTGAAATCATAGGAACATGCAAAGCTCATTATCTATGTGGTCTCTCTGATGATGAATGTTGGTTGTTGTTCAAACAATATGCATTTGGACATGATAGAGAAGAGCGGGAAGGGCTTGTCGCAATAGGCAAGGAGATCGTAAAGAAGTGTGGGGGATTGCCTCTTGCGACACAAGCATTGGGAAGTTTAATGCGCTCAAGAAGTCAAGAAAATGAATGGCTTGAAATTAAAGAAAGTGAGCTTTGGACTTTACCTGACGAGAATTTGATTTTGCCTGCCTTGAAATTGAGCTACTTGTATTTAACACCAACCTTGAAGCAGTGTTTCGCCTTTTGTGCAATATTTCCTAAAAATACTAATATGATGAAGGATGAGTTGATTCATCTTTGGATGGCTAATGGATTTATTTCATCTAGGGAAAATTTGGAGGTTGAAGATGTTGGAAATATGGTTTGGAATGAACTGTGCCAAAAGTCATTCTTCCAAGACATCAAGATGGACGCTGATTCTGAAGACGTTTCTTTCAAGATGCACGATCTTGTCCATGATCTTGCTCAGTTTGTTACAGGGCCAGAGTGTATGATTTTGGACAACAAAAACACAGATTTGTCAAGAAACACTCACCATATTAGTTTTGACTATCCCACTATGCTATCTATCAATGAGGGTGCCTTTGAAAGAATTGAATCCTTGCGAACAATGTATGTGTTAAAACATTATGGCTACAACTCGTTTGATTATAGACGGTTCCCAAGAAACATCTCTCTGCGGGTTTTACGCATAGAATGTTCAATGTTATGTTCAATTGAGAATTTTACTCATTTGAGGTATTTGGAGCTTTATGGTTTCTCAACCCTTGAGGATATATCTGACTCACTTCACACCTTGCGGAATTTGGAAGTCTTAAAATTTAGAAGGTTTTGGAAAATTGGATGCCTGCCAAAACACTTGAGTCGCTTACAAAATCTCAGACACCTTGTCATCGATGATTGTAATGAATTGTCTGGTCTCTTCCCTAATATTGGAAAGTTATCTTGCCTAAGAACATTAAGTGTTTTCATTGTTGGTCGACAGACAGGGTACAGCTTGACAGAGCTACAAGATCTAAAGCTGGGAGGCAAATTGAGCATCGAAGGGCTAAAAAACGTTGACAGTTTATCTGAAGCTCGAGATGCCAATTTGATGTGTAAAAAAGACCTCATAGAATTATGCTTGTCATGGAGCAGGACTGAAAGATTTACTGAGGGTCTTATTATTAGTGCAGAGCAAGTAATCGAAGCACTTCAACCTCACTCAAATCTTAAGAGGTTGAAAATAGATCTCTATGACGGATCATGTTTACCAAGTTGGATCAGAATTCTGAGTAGTTTAGTTTCTCTTGAACTTTCGGGTTGTGTGAACTGTGTGCAACTTTCACCACTTGCCAAACTACCATCTctaaaaaaactcaatttacGCCGGATGGATAATGTGCAGTACGTGGATGATGATGAACCTCGCCATGGTGTAGAGGTGGAGGCTTTTCCATCTCTGGAGGAACTCTCATTAGATGGGTTACCAAACTTAGAGCAGTTGTTGAAAGTGGAAAGAGGAGAGATGTTCCGTCATCTTTCTAATTTAACCATCATACATTGTCCTAAACTTGTTTTGCCACACCTTTCGTCTGTTAAATATCTATTTGTAGATGGATGTAACAACGAGTTACTGAGGCAAATCTCTAGTTTCTATGGTCTTACTACTCTTCACCTTAATAGAAATGAAGATGTCACTTCCCTCCCAGAGGGGATGTTGAGAAACCTGACTTCTCTTCAAACTCTGACAATATCTGATTTCCTCAAATTGATGGAATTACCAAATGAACCCTTCAACCTAGCTTTGGAGCATCTATGTATCAATCGTTGTGGCCAGCTTGAGTCTTTACCAGAGCAAATTTGGGAAGGTCTGCAATCCCTTCGAACCATTGATATTGTTGAATGTGAAGGATTGAGATCCTTGCCGGAAGGTATCCGACACCTCACTTCACTTGAGGTTTTGACTATTCATGGATGTGAAGGATTGAGATCCTTGCCGGAAGGTATCCGACACCTCACTTCACTTGAGGTTTTGACTATTCATGGTTGCTCAACATTAAAGAAGCGATGCGAGAAGGAAATAGGGGAGGACTGGGACAAGATAGCACACATTCCAAAGTTACTGATTTGGTAG